The Methanobacterium bryantii DNA segment GTAGCAGTTACAACAAGCATAAGCGGTAATGTACTAACAATAACACCCAAAAGCAGCCTAACTAAAGGAACAACATACGTATTATACGTACATTCAAAAAGCATCACAGACTTATCAGGAAACAAATACGTATACTCAGGAAGCAAAACCTTCAAAACTGTTTCTGCAACAGTATCAGCGTCCAGCACAACAAGTTCTGCACTGCAGCAATACCTGGTGGCCACATCAAACTGCCAGGTAACTAACTCAGCAATTAAAGCAAAAGCTGCAGCGATAACAAAGGGTAAAACTACAACATATGCTAAAGCAGTGGCAATTTATAACTGGGTAAGGAACAACTTAGGTTATTCATTTTATTACAACACCAAATATGGAGCTACAGGTACTCTTTCTAAAATGACAGGGAATTGTTGCGATACAGCCCACCTGTTAGTTGCTCTTGAGAGAGCTGCAGGAATTCCTGCGCGATACGAGCATGTTTATGCTAAATTCTCAAGCGGTAGCTGGTACGGGCACGTTATTGCCCAAGTATACGTGAACGGTAAATGGTACAACGCAGATGGAACCAGTTACAGTAACTCTTTTGGTGTTATAAAAAATTGGAACACTGCAACTGCAAAAGTATACGGCACATATGCTTCACTGCCTTTTTAGGCAAAGTATATGTTTTTTTATTTCTTTTTCGCATTTAAATTTATTTTAAGATTTAAAAGTATTTAAAAGTTAAATTAATAGTTATTAACCAATTTATAATCGTTTATTTTTCTAAAAACTTATTTAAATATAATTAAGTCATTAAATAAATTATTATACAAATATTATGCCTAATATTACGCACATATTCCGTATAAATTACCTTTTAGAGTTAAATAAGTATTTAATAGCGTTTATTAATGATTTTTAAACCAAAATGTTTATATAATCTATAAAATTTAATATTATAGTGCCCAAAAACTTAAAAAAGTTTCTTAAATTTAAGAATCATTATATCCAAATTATTAAATTTTTTATGCATAGTTTTTGGGTTCGGAGGCGGTAAAATTAAGAAAAAATTACTTTTAGCAATTATAATAGTTTCTTGTATAGTGCTGATTAGTATAAATAATATATCTGCCACCAACGCAACAGTAAACTCAACAAGTTATAAAACAACTGCGGATTTAACTGCACCAACCGTTAAAAGCACAGACCCCACAAATAAAGCAACAAACGTAGCAGTCAACAAAGCAATCAAAGTAACATTCAGCGAATCCATCAAAAAAGGAACAGGATGGATAGAATTAAAAACTAGCAGTGGAAAATCAGTAGCAGTTACAACAAGCATCAGCGGCAACACATTAACAATAACACCCAAAAGCAGCCTAACTAAAGGAACAACATACGTATTATACGTACATTCAAAAAGCATCACAGACTTATCAGGAAACAAATACGTATACTCAGGAAGCAAAACCTTCAAAACAGACGGCACAGCACCCACCATAAAAAGTACCAGCCCTACAAATAAAGCAACAAACGTAGCAGTCAACAAAGCAATCAAAGTAACATTCAGCGAATCCATCAAAAAAGGAACAGGATGGATAGAATTAAAAACTAGCAGTGGAAAATCAGTAGCAGTTACAACAAGCATCAGCGGCAACACATTAACAATAACACCCAAAAGCAACCTAACCCCCGGAACTAAGTACACATTACTCATACACTCTGGAACTGTAACAGATTTATCAGGGAATAAATACGTGTATGCCGGAAGCAAAACCTTCAAGACTAAATCGGAAAATATGCAGGCAGTTTGGTTACCATCGTCATATGTGACTTATAATACTTTAAATGTGACCAAATTAACAAAAATGGGCATCACCGATGTATTCGTAAAAGTCAGCCAAACCAATTATAAAAGCGTGCTTACATCTATTTTCAGCAAAGTCTCAGGAACAGGAATAAATATACATGCATGGATCACATGCTTTTATTATAATGGATCCTGGATCAACCCTCAAAAAAATACGACATACGTTAACAGTTTAATCAGTTTCATTTCAAGTGTTACAAAATACAGTGTAAACGGGAAAAATGTAGATGGAATACATCTAGATTATGTAAGATATCCGGGTACTGCTTACAAATATACGGGTGCAACAGCCACAATAACCTCATTTGTTCAAAAAGTCTATAACACAGTGAAAGCAATCGATTCATCAGTCGCAGTTTCAGCAGCACTAATGCCCGAAGGCTCAGTAAATGCTTATTATTATGGTCAAAATTACACTCAACTCTCAAATTACCTCGATTTCTTAGTACCGATGATCTACAAAGGAAATTATGGATACGACAGTTCAACAGGGACTAACAGTAAAGGGTCAAGTGGTACAAATTGGATAGCTTCAAAAGTATCATATATAGTTAGCCAGGCTAATGGAAAGCCAGTTATAGCTGGTCTTCAAACATATCGTTCAGATAATGACGTGACAGCAATATCTGCAAGTGAATTACAAAACGACATAAATGCGGCGATAAGCAATGGTGCATCAGGATATGCATTATTCCGATACGGATTAATAGACGATGACTTATAGATATTTAAAGTTATAATTAGATTTAAATTGTACAATGCATATACTGCCAGTTCTGAAAACGTATTGGAATTGTAACGGATTTAAGTACTACAAAAGTGAAAATATACGATACATATGCCATTTATTATCATAAGTGTATGTATCCCTTTATTTTTTTATAATTTAAGTACAAAAATTGTATTAACTTATATTTAAAGACACTATAATAAAACATTAACATATATTTAGTTGCTTATTTTCCAAAAATAGCTTTAATTATAGATTATTTAGTTAAAATAAAAACACAAACATATAAATCCACACACAATTATTTAATACGGTATAAGCTAGTTTTAAATGAAAAAATACGATTTAATAATGCTCATTTCACATTTTCAAATCAAAAGATTTATATAATCTGTGAAATTGAACATTATACTGTCCAAAAACTTTAAAAGGTTTCTAAATTTTAAGAAAATATGTTCTTATATTATGAGGCCCCATAGGTGTATTTTTTGGATATGGAGGCGGTAAAATTACGAAGCGAATATTATTAACAATGCTAATTGTTTTGAGTTTAGCATTGCTCAGTATAAATAGCATAGCTGCCGCTGCAGAGAATCAAACCGAGAATATAACCAATATCAACGGACAAAATATTACCAACATAACAAATTCCAGCAACACGACAAATGTTCAAAACTCTACTAAGATTACCAATAATTCAAATATAACAAATTCCAGCAACACGACAAATGTTCAAAAGTCTACAGAAGCCGCTGGTGGAAGTTCATACTCAAAAATGAAGGCAGTTTGGTTAAAAGCTGAAGATGTAAGTACGTTAAATGTTAAAACACTTCAAAATTTAGGAATTACTGATGTATTTGTTAAAACCAATTTAATTTCATCCCCGACCTATCAAAGTGTCTTAACCGAGGTTCTACAGAAATTAAAGGGAACCAATATAAGAGTCCATGCATGGATTACATGTTTTATGGATGCCAATGGTAACTGGGTTAATCCAGCAAATGAAACTCAAAGAGTTTTTTTAATTAACAGCATCGCAGATATCGTAAAAAATTATGGTATAGACGGAATTAATCTAGATTATGTTAGATATCCTGGAACAGCTTATAAGTATACTAATGCAACATGGACCATAACATCATTCGTACAACTTGTTCATGATACAGTGAAATCCATCAATTCATCAGTCGCAGTTTCAGCAGATTTAATGCCAGAAGGATCAGTTAACGCATACTACTATGGTCAAGATTACGCTCAACTTGCACAATACCTCGATTTTCTAGTTCCAATGATTTACAAAGGAAATTATGGATATGACAGTTCAACAGGTACAAACAGTAATGGAAAAAATGGTACATCATGGATAGCTTCAACAGTGGCATATATAGTTAGCCAGGCTAATGGAACTCCAGTTATAGCGGGTTTACAGACTTACCGTTCAGACAAGAATGTAACAGCAATACCTGCAAGTGAATTACAAAATGACATAGATGCAGCAATAAACAATGGATCATCAGGATATGCACTATTTAGATATGGATTAATTAACAGTTCTTTTAGTGTTGACACCACAGCACCAACCATAACAAGCACAAATCCCACAAACAAAGCCACCAACATAGCAACCAACAAAACAATTACAGTAACCTTCAATGAACAGATAGTAATGAGTAGCGGTTGGATTGACCTTTATGATAGTAAAGGAAACCTAATACCAATAACAACCACCATTAGCGGAAACACACTAACAATAACACCCAAAAACAAATTAACCGCAGGAACAACATACAGCACAGCCATCCACACAGGAAGCCTAAAAGACCTCTCAGGCAACCAAATAAAACTCTGCGGAAGCACATTCACAACAGCACCAGCAGACACCACAGCACCAACCATAACAAGCACAAATCCCACAAACAAAGCCACCAACATAGCAACCAACAAAACAATTACAGTAACCTTCAATGAACAGATAGTAATGAGTAGCGGTTGGATTGACCTTTATGATAGTAAAGGAAACCTAATACCAATAACAACCACCATTAGCGGAAACACACTAACAATAACACCCAAAAACAAATTAACCGCAGGAACAACATACAGCACAGCCATCCACACAGGAAGCCTAAAAGACCTCTCAGGCAACCAAATAAAACTCTGCGGAAGCACATTCACAACTGATGGTACAACATTTACCACAGCACAGGTCAATACTGCAGCAGCGAGTGTAAAGTCATACATTGAAACCAACAACAAGTTACCTAATTATGTAACAATTGGTTCAAGTCAAATTACAATGCCGCAGTTCCTACAACTGTTAGTTACAGGTTTGCTACAAATCAATAGTGGAACAAATACCGCGATGGTACCTGGGAACATAAAAGCTCCTACAAGCCCAACTGGAAGCTACATGTATGGAAACGTATACAAAACAGAATATCTAAGCATTGCTCAATCAATTAAATCGTACATAAATTCAAATGGAATAGCTCCAAACTACGCGTCAAGCTCACTAGGGAACATTCAGTATGAGTCATTGATTTACAGTTATTCAAAGATACTTAATTACTACAAAACTAATGGTGCATTACCCGCTTATGTTTTAGTAGATTCATCAGTTACCAACACATCAGTACCTTCAGAGCTACAGCAGTACCTTCAAGCAACTACAAACTGTCAGGTGACCAATTCACAAATTCAGGCACTGGCAAAATCAATAACAAGCGGCAAAACTTCCACATACGAAAAAGCAGTGGCAATATTCAACTGGGTAAGGGACAATACAGATTATGTTTTCTATAGTAACAGTCAGCAGGGAGCTGTAACAACATTAAGCAAAAAATCAGGAAACTGTTGCGATCTTACTCACTTACTGATAGCTCTCGAAAGGGCCGCAGGAATACCTGCAAGATATGAGCATGTCAATGCTAAGTTTTCAAGCGGTACATGGTACGGGCACGTCCTCGCCCAAGTATATGTAAATGGTAAATGGTATAGCGCAGATGCCAGCAACAACATCAATACATTCGGCGTTATCAAAAATTGGGACATCACAACTGCGACAATAAAAGGTACATACGCCACACTGCTATTTTAGGCAAAGTACAATTTTTATTTCTTTTTTTCTTTTTTTATGTCTATTGAAAATCTATTTGGAAAGATCTTAAATTTAATTCTGTATCTAATAATGAAACCCCTATAAACTTAAAATAAAAATTCAATTAATATTTAAACTTTTTATGTTTTTAAAACATTTTTAATCATCACTTAACTTTTTTAAAATTTCATTTGTAAATATTAGCAGTTATTTACTATTTATATACATTTTAATTATGTTCAAAATTAAAAAATACGGTTTTAAAAGTTTATTCTCACAGTTTCAAACCAAAAGGTTT contains these protein-coding regions:
- a CDS encoding transglutaminase domain-containing protein translates to VAVTTSISGNVLTITPKSSLTKGTTYVLYVHSKSITDLSGNKYVYSGSKTFKTVSATVSASSTTSSALQQYLVATSNCQVTNSAIKAKAAAITKGKTTTYAKAVAIYNWVRNNLGYSFYYNTKYGATGTLSKMTGNCCDTAHLLVALERAAGIPARYEHVYAKFSSGSWYGHVIAQVYVNGKWYNADGTSYSNSFGVIKNWNTATAKVYGTYASLPF
- a CDS encoding Ig-like domain-containing protein; protein product: MLISINNISATNATVNSTSYKTTADLTAPTVKSTDPTNKATNVAVNKAIKVTFSESIKKGTGWIELKTSSGKSVAVTTSISGNTLTITPKSSLTKGTTYVLYVHSKSITDLSGNKYVYSGSKTFKTDGTAPTIKSTSPTNKATNVAVNKAIKVTFSESIKKGTGWIELKTSSGKSVAVTTSISGNTLTITPKSNLTPGTKYTLLIHSGTVTDLSGNKYVYAGSKTFKTKSENMQAVWLPSSYVTYNTLNVTKLTKMGITDVFVKVSQTNYKSVLTSIFSKVSGTGINIHAWITCFYYNGSWINPQKNTTYVNSLISFISSVTKYSVNGKNVDGIHLDYVRYPGTAYKYTGATATITSFVQKVYNTVKAIDSSVAVSAALMPEGSVNAYYYGQNYTQLSNYLDFLVPMIYKGNYGYDSSTGTNSKGSSGTNWIASKVSYIVSQANGKPVIAGLQTYRSDNDVTAISASELQNDINAAISNGASGYALFRYGLIDDDL
- a CDS encoding Ig-like domain-containing protein, with amino-acid sequence MLIVLSLALLSINSIAAAAENQTENITNINGQNITNITNSSNTTNVQNSTKITNNSNITNSSNTTNVQKSTEAAGGSSYSKMKAVWLKAEDVSTLNVKTLQNLGITDVFVKTNLISSPTYQSVLTEVLQKLKGTNIRVHAWITCFMDANGNWVNPANETQRVFLINSIADIVKNYGIDGINLDYVRYPGTAYKYTNATWTITSFVQLVHDTVKSINSSVAVSADLMPEGSVNAYYYGQDYAQLAQYLDFLVPMIYKGNYGYDSSTGTNSNGKNGTSWIASTVAYIVSQANGTPVIAGLQTYRSDKNVTAIPASELQNDIDAAINNGSSGYALFRYGLINSSFSVDTTAPTITSTNPTNKATNIATNKTITVTFNEQIVMSSGWIDLYDSKGNLIPITTTISGNTLTITPKNKLTAGTTYSTAIHTGSLKDLSGNQIKLCGSTFTTAPADTTAPTITSTNPTNKATNIATNKTITVTFNEQIVMSSGWIDLYDSKGNLIPITTTISGNTLTITPKNKLTAGTTYSTAIHTGSLKDLSGNQIKLCGSTFTTDGTTFTTAQVNTAAASVKSYIETNNKLPNYVTIGSSQITMPQFLQLLVTGLLQINSGTNTAMVPGNIKAPTSPTGSYMYGNVYKTEYLSIAQSIKSYINSNGIAPNYASSSLGNIQYESLIYSYSKILNYYKTNGALPAYVLVDSSVTNTSVPSELQQYLQATTNCQVTNSQIQALAKSITSGKTSTYEKAVAIFNWVRDNTDYVFYSNSQQGAVTTLSKKSGNCCDLTHLLIALERAAGIPARYEHVNAKFSSGTWYGHVLAQVYVNGKWYSADASNNINTFGVIKNWDITTATIKGTYATLLF